The following DNA comes from Ignavibacteriales bacterium.
GCATACCAACAATTTTGAATTTGTTTCGCAATTTCTCGGTTTCGTCGGAAACAGTTTGGGTCATATCTACTTTATAAGTTGTAAAATTGCCTAAACTGCTTAAAACCCGCGGATCAGAGAAAGTTAATGCATCAAGTTCTTTACATGGGATACACCAATCTGCGTAAAAATCTACTACCATTCTTTCGTTATTTTTTAATGACGCTTCATATTTCACTTCACTGAATTTCTGCCATTCCGGTTCTAAGTTTTTGGTAGGAATCAAAGCGTAGATCGAAACGGCCATCACGAGAATTGAAAAAACAATTTTGAAGATACGAAATGTCTTCACATTGTTTGCCATCTTGTCTATTAACAACAAATAAAGAGAAGCTATAATTCCAAAGAGAGGAAGAAGATATTTATTCAATTCCTTCGGGATTATCGGGCCAATAAAATAAATTGCCATTCCTAGAAGAAGGAATCCGAAAATGTGTTTTACTCCTTCCATCCAATCGCCGGCGCGAGGAAGTTTTTTAATCTTACCGGAAAATAAAGCTAAGAGCAAATATGGAAATCCAAGACCTAATGCCATCACAAAAAACATTAAAAAGCCGTAAAGCGGATCTCCTTTTGCGGCAACATATGTAACCAAGCCGAGAACAAAAGGACCAATACAAGGCGCGGCAACAATTCCCATGGTCAAACCCATGAAGAAAGCACCGAACATTCCGCCCTTTGCACCGCCGGCTTTCATAACCCATGAATCCGGCAATTTAAATTCGTAAACACCAAACTGACTTAATGCCAGCAAAACAAATAGCAGAGCGATTCCAATTATTACAAACATATTCTGCATCAACGTACCAAAAATGGCACCGCTGAGTGATGTTACAACACCGATTACTGAGTACGTGAGAGACATTCCGAGTACATAAAGAATTCCCAGAAGAAAAAGTCTGCGTGTGCTTCCTTCACTCTGTCCGCCGAAATATCCAATTGTAATTGGAATGAGGGGATAAACACACGGAGTTAAGTTCAAAGCTAGACCGCCGATAAAAACAAAAATCAAACTTAAAAAGAGACCGCTCTTTTCAAGTGTTGAACCAATTGAAGCATCATCTTTCTTTTCAATATTTTTGTTTCCCGTTTCACTATTCGTTTTTGATGCATCGTTTATTATCTCTTGCTTCTCACTTCTGGCTTCTTGCTTCTCACCACTTACCCCTTGTTTCTGATTTCCTGACTCTAAAAAATTTCCAACAACTTCAATCATAAGATTCTCTGTTACATCTGTCGGCGGCATACACGTTTGATCGTTACATGCCTGGTACTCTAATTTGATAGGAATCGAATACTTCCCGCTTGTTATATTTTTATCAACCGAAAAGATGAGTTCCAAATTAATATCTCCACCAAAAACCGAAACCGGTTTATCGGAAAATTCCAGTTTTAATTCTTTCGGCTGCGGATAAACAATTTTAGTAAGATTTGCTTTATCACTTTTGGCTGTTACCTTAGACGCAATTAAAAATTCGTCATTAGGTTTGTTTGAGTTGATATGCCAGGTATCTTTGATGTGGGCTTCTAAAATAACTTTGAATTGTGAACCAGCATTAACTTTCAAATTGTTCTTTACGAGATTGATTTTCACAATATCGGTTGGACCCAATTGCGCAAAAATAAATTGTGAAATAAATATAAAGCTCAATGTAAATATCTTTTTAAAATTCATTTTCTTCTCTTTTGATTTTTTGTTTAATAATTAGTAATCACGAATAAGAGATGCACTTATTTTCTCCAGCCTTGTACAATTGGGAAACGTCTTCCGTAGCCAAATGCCTTGGTGGAAACTCTAAGAACCGGTGCGGCCTGCTTTCTTTTAAATTCGTTCAGATCAACCAAACGTAATACTTTTTGAACAATCTCATT
Coding sequences within:
- the dsbD gene encoding protein-disulfide reductase DsbD, producing MNFKKIFTLSFIFISQFIFAQLGPTDIVKINLVKNNLKVNAGSQFKVILEAHIKDTWHINSNKPNDEFLIASKVTAKSDKANLTKIVYPQPKELKLEFSDKPVSVFGGDINLELIFSVDKNITSGKYSIPIKLEYQACNDQTCMPPTDVTENLMIEVVGNFLESGNQKQGVSGEKQEARSEKQEIINDASKTNSETGNKNIEKKDDASIGSTLEKSGLFLSLIFVFIGGLALNLTPCVYPLIPITIGYFGGQSEGSTRRLFLLGILYVLGMSLTYSVIGVVTSLSGAIFGTLMQNMFVIIGIALLFVLLALSQFGVYEFKLPDSWVMKAGGAKGGMFGAFFMGLTMGIVAAPCIGPFVLGLVTYVAAKGDPLYGFLMFFVMALGLGFPYLLLALFSGKIKKLPRAGDWMEGVKHIFGFLLLGMAIYFIGPIIPKELNKYLLPLFGIIASLYLLLIDKMANNVKTFRIFKIVFSILVMAVSIYALIPTKNLEPEWQKFSEVKYEASLKNNERMVVDFYADWCIPCKELDALTFSDPRVLSSLGNFTTYKVDMTQTVSDETEKLRNKFKIVGMPTVLIINAKGEEVERLTGFVNANEFMKLLQKAN